The DNA sequence ATTGACCGTGATCTCAACCGGGTAAATACGGCCATCTCGGGACCTGTGCGTTGACTCGATCAAGAGGTGGCCCTTTTCCCTAACCTCCCGCCAGAACACCGGCCAGCTTTCCAGGGAGAAACTCGGGTCCACGTCGGGGACTCTCATAGATAGGATCTCTTCACGGGTGTAGCCCAACGCCTTGATGGCAGCATCATTGACATAGATGATCCTTGCTTCCGAATCCAGCCATACGACCATGTCACTTGAGATTTCCAGGGTAAACTGCGCTAACCTCAGGGTCTCTTCGGCCTGCCTGCGATCAGTGACGTCGCAAATGAACGCACCGAAATTCATACCATTCGAGGTTCTGATAGGGAAGACCATTATTTGGACTATCCGCCTTTTACCATCGGGGCGCTGTAGCATAATGTCGCACGGATTGTTGATCCAGGGCGAGGACCCGGTCCGGAAGAGATCCATTATTTCTGCTTTCATCTGCTCGCGCATCGCCTGAGTCCTCCCGCCCGTCGGCATCAATTCAACATTAAAATCCCATACATATTTTCCGAGCCAGTCTGCAGCGTAGAGCCCCGTGCTCTCTTCTCCCGCCGGGTTGAAATCGATGATGGTGCCACAATTGTCGATCAGGAGAAACCCGCTCGATGATTGCTTAATGATGCTATGGTACCTTTCCTCACTCTCCAGCAGTGCTATCTCAGCCATCTTTCTATCAGTGATGTCCCGGTTGCTTGCCCACCGGCCGAGCCACTCACCATTCCTTCCGAACACGGGCTGACATAAGTGGTTGAGCCAGCGGGTTTCCCCATTCGCCAACACGATCCGGAAATCGATGCTTCCGATGAAATACATACTCTTAACGTAATCGCTTCTATGACCCTCGTATGCTGCCCGATCATCCGGGTGAATCAGCTTGATCAGCAGGCCAGGGTCACGATAGAACTCGTCTGCACTATGCCCGGTCATTTGCTCGCAGGATGGCGAAACATAGACATACTCTCTTCTCGGGCTCATCCAGCTTTCCCAATCCTTGGTAAAATCGGCCATCAGCCGGAACTTCTCCTCGCTCTCCCGCAACGCCTCCTCGGCCCGCTTGCGCTCGGTGATATCCCGGATCACACCCTGATAACCTTGAAACCGACCGCGCCGATCAACGATTGGCTTACCTTTGATTTCCACGATGATATTGCTGCCATCTTTCCTGATCAGGACACTCTCGATGTAATCAAACCCGTCCTTCGAAGCAATGCCCGTGTCGATCGCCTTGAACAACCGGTCTTTTTCTCCGGGTGGCATAAAATCGAACGCCGATTTGCCAACGACGTCTTCAGGCTCGTACCCAAGCACATCCATGATCCTCGGGCTCGTGTACGTGCACACGAAGTTTTCGTCGACCTCACAAATCCAGTCACTAATCTCGTTAACCAGCCGACGATACTTTTCCTCACTCTCCCACAGCCAATCCTCGGCCCACTTGCGCTCGCAAACATCCGATGGACTGACATCCTCCTGCTTTAACCTGAGCTCATTTTCCAGAATAGCGATACGATTTTTTAACTCATCGATTAGCCTGTCCTTGTCTCCGGCACCTACACTACCACGAGTACCTCCAGACTTCTTCTTGGGCCCTGGTTTCGCAGCCATACCCAACGACCGCCAATCACTAAACAACAAGTGTTAGCCCTTAAAATATATAATAATGTCGTGATATGCAGATATAACGAATCTCAATCTACTTACTGGCGCCTTCAGGAAGAACTTTTCTTCGATCTGCTGACCCAAATTATTATACCATCCAATCGAGGACACTGGGAAGACATCGATCATCCACCGAAAGTTATCTCAATGCGATATTAAAAGCATCATTACTTACAAAAAAGTAAAGCTGGTTTTTTATTTATTTAAACTTGATAAAAGTGGGCTGAAAAATGGAAAAATCGCCCTTCCGGGCTGGAAGGGCTATTACCTATCGTGGGATAGCCCCGTTCGGATTCGAACCGAAGTCCAGGGATCCAGAGTCCCCGATGATTGACCACTACACTACGGGGCTATTTTGCAACCATAATGTTGTATGCTACCATATAATGTTTTCGCTTATCACGGTTATGCTGCTCTCAGGTCCCGGGAAGTAAAACATTTATTCGATAAGCGCTTATTGAATACTTAATATAAAACACAGGATGGCCGACTCACTAAACAGGCGAATACTTCCCGTTTAGCCAGAGACAA is a window from the Methanocella sp. genome containing:
- a CDS encoding PAS domain S-box protein, whose product is MAAKPGPKKKSGGTRGSVGAGDKDRLIDELKNRIAILENELRLKQEDVSPSDVCERKWAEDWLWESEEKYRRLVNEISDWICEVDENFVCTYTSPRIMDVLGYEPEDVVGKSAFDFMPPGEKDRLFKAIDTGIASKDGFDYIESVLIRKDGSNIIVEIKGKPIVDRRGRFQGYQGVIRDITERKRAEEALRESEEKFRLMADFTKDWESWMSPRREYVYVSPSCEQMTGHSADEFYRDPGLLIKLIHPDDRAAYEGHRSDYVKSMYFIGSIDFRIVLANGETRWLNHLCQPVFGRNGEWLGRWASNRDITDRKMAEIALLESEERYHSIIKQSSSGFLLIDNCGTIIDFNPAGEESTGLYAADWLGKYVWDFNVELMPTGGRTQAMREQMKAEIMDLFRTGSSPWINNPCDIMLQRPDGKRRIVQIMVFPIRTSNGMNFGAFICDVTDRRQAEETLRLAQFTLEISSDMVVWLDSEARIIYVNDAAIKALGYTREEILSMRVPDVDPSFSLESWPVFWREVREKGHLLIESTHRSRDGRIYPVEITVNFIRSGDKEFISSSGKDITERKQAEAALLDSKEQAELYLDLMGHDINNMHQIVLGYLELAEGMAMGDSQRDMLRTSIEVLQRSARLIQNVRKLQRHRDGLFQTCRVDVAGVVSTVQREFGDVPDKPVVLNLNGREHYYVRANELLHDVFANLVSNSIRHTNTPAQIVIDVDRVAEDGRACCRVIVEDDGPGIPDEKKGHIFNRMHKGSTRGMGLGLYLVKSLVDSYGGRVWVEDRVVGDHAKGARFVVMLPTVKSQP